From the Pontiella agarivorans genome, one window contains:
- the fliE gene encoding flagellar hook-basal body complex protein FliE, with the protein MDISALSLNGPSQLGPLPGAAARPVAPAAEQGFGDILTNLVDKVDGMQKAADASVGDVVSGKVTDVHQVAVKVQEAGVAFDLMLGVRNRLMDAYQELIKMQA; encoded by the coding sequence GTGGATATTTCAGCGTTATCATTGAATGGCCCTTCGCAACTGGGCCCCCTGCCGGGAGCCGCCGCGCGTCCGGTTGCGCCGGCGGCCGAACAGGGCTTCGGGGACATTCTGACCAATTTGGTAGACAAAGTGGATGGAATGCAGAAAGCCGCCGATGCTTCCGTGGGCGATGTGGTTTCGGGAAAAGTGACTGATGTCCACCAGGTGGCAGTGAAGGTGCAGGAGGCCGGGGTGGCTTTCGATTTGATGCTGGGTGTGCGCAACCGGCTGATGGATGCGTACCAGGAACTGATAAAGATGCAGGCGTAG